In Streptococcus parasuis, the following proteins share a genomic window:
- a CDS encoding dihydrofolate reductase family protein yields the protein MRNLVVFLHTSLDGIVEGPNGAMDIGFVHYNEELEQFAQKVTANADTILWGRATYEMMYQYWPNMLNNEEASEHERAHAAWIDAVEKIVCSRTLQETTWNHTTLIHEQITEKIHELKAENARDILVLGSPRLAKFLLKENLVDILKLTVSPVIVGSGLRLFEGIEEQLELVDTQIMESGVLGLTYRIRKDRELSNEANSL from the coding sequence ATGAGAAATTTAGTTGTTTTTTTACACACATCCTTGGATGGGATTGTTGAGGGACCAAATGGGGCTATGGATATTGGTTTTGTTCACTACAATGAAGAACTTGAGCAGTTTGCCCAAAAAGTGACTGCCAATGCAGATACGATATTATGGGGAAGAGCAACCTATGAGATGATGTACCAGTATTGGCCAAATATGTTGAACAATGAGGAAGCAAGTGAGCATGAACGTGCTCATGCTGCCTGGATAGACGCTGTTGAGAAAATTGTTTGTTCAAGAACGTTACAGGAAACTACTTGGAATCATACAACATTGATTCATGAACAGATTACTGAAAAAATTCATGAGCTGAAAGCAGAGAATGCTAGAGATATTTTAGTTTTAGGAAGCCCTCGTCTGGCTAAATTTCTCCTGAAAGAAAACCTAGTAGATATTTTGAAATTGACTGTGTCGCCAGTCATTGTTGGGAGTGGCCTACGATTGTTTGAAGGGATAGAAGAGCAACTTGAATTAGTAGACACTCAAATAATGGAGTCGGGAGTGCTTGGCTTGACATATCGGATACGAAAAGATAGAGAGTTGTCGAATGAAGCAAATAGTCTATAA
- the pflA gene encoding pyruvate formate-lyase-activating protein: protein MMTEVDYRKVTGLVHSTESFGSVDGPGVRFVVFMQGCHMRCQYCHNPDTWDLVNPAATERTAEDVLNEALRFRMFWGKEGGITVSGGEATIQIDFLIALFTLAKEKGIHTTLDTCALTFRSTERYLEKYNRLMEVTDLVLLDIKEINPEQHRVVTGHSNKTILECARYLSDIGKPVWIRHVLVPNLTDRDEDLIELGKFVKTLNNVERFEVLPYHNLGEFKWRELGRPYPLEGTKPPTRARVENAKALMETETYQEYLNRIKG, encoded by the coding sequence ATTATGACAGAGGTTGATTATCGTAAAGTAACTGGTTTGGTTCATTCAACAGAAAGTTTTGGTTCCGTTGATGGTCCTGGTGTACGTTTTGTTGTCTTTATGCAAGGTTGCCATATGCGTTGCCAATATTGCCACAATCCGGATACATGGGATTTGGTCAACCCTGCTGCGACGGAGCGTACGGCAGAGGATGTGTTAAACGAGGCCCTTCGCTTTCGTATGTTTTGGGGAAAGGAAGGCGGAATAACTGTTTCTGGTGGTGAAGCTACCATTCAGATTGATTTTTTGATTGCCTTATTCACACTTGCAAAGGAAAAAGGCATCCATACCACTTTGGATACCTGTGCCTTAACCTTCCGTTCAACGGAGCGATATTTGGAAAAATACAATCGTCTCATGGAAGTAACGGATTTGGTGCTTCTTGATATTAAGGAAATAAATCCTGAACAACACCGAGTTGTGACTGGACACAGTAATAAAACCATTTTGGAATGCGCTCGTTATTTATCCGACATTGGAAAACCTGTTTGGATTCGTCACGTTTTGGTGCCAAATTTAACTGATCGAGATGAAGATTTGATTGAGCTTGGTAAATTTGTCAAAACTTTAAACAATGTAGAACGTTTTGAGGTATTGCCATACCACAATCTTGGTGAATTTAAGTGGCGTGAACTTGGCCGTCCATATCCACTTGAGGGAACAAAACCTCCAACACGAGCTAGAGTGGAAAATGCTAAAGCCTTGATGGAGACTGAAACGTATCAAGAATATCTGAATCGAATTAAGGGATAA
- a CDS encoding glycoside hydrolase family 3 protein, with protein MRKRFSIIGTGLTFLLFVGILLGLFFLGDRTEQEQTKVTTTSSSQEISARDKVIANYLDQMTLEEKVGQMIFARMPSAGQAEALETYHFGGYILFASDFEGKTLEQVKEEIASYQSLSKVPLLMASDEEGGTVTRISQLLETPFASPLELYQAGGIEAILSDAKQKTSLLKGEGIYAGFFPVADLSTDPSSFIYDRTIGQDAKTTSDYIGQLVTLLKEEQFASTLKHFPGYGDNADSHTDLVYDNRSLEELRANDFLPFKAGIEAGADSIMVSHNIVPAIDAVPSSVSPEINKILRNELGFEGVIMTDDFDMQGLVQFVDQDTGALQTIQAGTDMILSSSYASQIPYIIEQVKAGTITEERLDQSVKRILGMKYDLGLIK; from the coding sequence ATGAGAAAAAGATTTAGTATTATAGGGACGGGCTTAACTTTTCTCTTATTTGTAGGGATTTTATTGGGTCTGTTTTTCCTAGGGGATAGGACAGAGCAAGAGCAGACAAAGGTTACAACGACGTCATCTAGCCAAGAAATATCTGCTAGGGACAAAGTGATTGCAAATTATCTAGATCAGATGACCTTAGAAGAAAAGGTTGGACAGATGATTTTTGCTCGGATGCCATCTGCAGGACAAGCTGAGGCATTGGAAACCTATCATTTTGGAGGCTATATCTTATTTGCAAGTGATTTTGAAGGTAAGACACTGGAGCAAGTTAAAGAAGAGATTGCTTCTTATCAATCACTTTCAAAAGTGCCGCTATTAATGGCTTCAGATGAGGAAGGTGGGACGGTAACGAGGATTAGTCAACTTCTGGAAACACCTTTTGCATCGCCTTTGGAATTGTACCAAGCTGGCGGCATTGAGGCGATTTTGTCGGATGCCAAACAGAAGACCAGTCTTTTAAAAGGAGAGGGAATCTACGCAGGCTTCTTCCCTGTTGCAGATTTATCCACTGATCCATCCTCTTTTATCTACGATAGGACCATTGGACAGGATGCGAAAACCACTTCAGACTATATTGGTCAATTGGTTACATTATTGAAAGAGGAACAATTTGCTTCGACCCTGAAGCATTTCCCGGGTTATGGGGATAATGCGGATTCGCATACGGATTTGGTCTATGACAATCGAAGTTTAGAAGAATTGCGGGCCAATGATTTTCTTCCTTTTAAAGCTGGTATTGAGGCAGGTGCAGACTCCATCATGGTTAGCCACAATATCGTACCTGCCATTGATGCTGTTCCATCTTCCGTTTCACCTGAAATCAATAAAATTCTTCGGAATGAGCTTGGTTTTGAGGGTGTCATTATGACGGATGATTTTGATATGCAAGGCTTGGTCCAATTTGTAGATCAAGATACAGGTGCCCTGCAGACCATTCAAGCTGGGACTGATATGATATTGTCTTCAAGTTATGCCAGTCAAATTCCTTATATTATCGAACAAGTAAAGGCTGGAACTATTACAGAGGAACGGCTTGACCAATCCGTCAAACGGATTTTGGGAATGAAATATGATCTCGGTTTAATCAAATAA
- a CDS encoding VOC family protein yields the protein MYNSQFELGHVALNVRDLELQSLFYQQVLGLQVLFQSPKQIDLGVGKNTLVRLIQTEQKDEVHRSYGLYHLAIVLPSREDLGTIFRHFIDNKIPLQGASDHGYSEAIYLADTEGNGIEIYRDLPQDTWDVRPDGRIVGITEPMDAETIYALGKKADAAYQMPTGSRMGHVHLSVRESAASSRFYQEVLAIEDKFSVPSASWLASGDYHHHLAVNEWGGKNLKTRQEGMPGLAYYSLIYSNPEAFEATLNRAIATNLNLQRLDNSAAFVDVDGIKTKLVLD from the coding sequence ATGTACAATTCCCAATTCGAACTGGGCCATGTGGCCCTCAATGTCCGCGATTTAGAACTCCAAAGCTTGTTTTACCAACAAGTCTTGGGACTGCAAGTCCTCTTCCAAAGCCCTAAACAGATTGACCTTGGCGTTGGAAAAAACACCCTTGTCCGCCTGATTCAGACAGAACAGAAAGACGAAGTCCACCGCAGCTACGGACTCTATCACTTGGCCATTGTCCTACCTAGCCGCGAGGACCTTGGTACCATTTTCCGCCACTTTATCGACAATAAGATTCCCCTCCAAGGCGCCAGCGACCACGGTTACAGCGAAGCCATTTACCTAGCCGACACCGAAGGCAATGGCATTGAGATTTACCGCGATCTGCCTCAAGACACTTGGGATGTCCGCCCAGACGGCCGCATCGTCGGCATTACTGAGCCTATGGATGCTGAAACGATCTATGCTTTAGGGAAAAAAGCTGACGCAGCCTATCAGATGCCAACTGGTAGTCGCATGGGCCATGTCCATCTATCTGTCCGAGAAAGCGCAGCTTCTAGCCGATTTTACCAAGAGGTCCTAGCTATCGAGGATAAATTCTCCGTTCCATCTGCATCCTGGTTAGCCTCAGGCGATTATCACCACCACCTAGCTGTCAATGAATGGGGTGGCAAAAATCTGAAAACCAGACAAGAAGGCATGCCAGGACTTGCCTACTATTCGCTTATCTATTCCAATCCAGAAGCTTTTGAAGCAACCTTAAATCGTGCCATTGCTACAAACCTAAACCTTCAAAGACTAGACAATAGCGCAGCCTTTGTTGATGTGGATGGTATTAAAACGAAGCTTGTTTTAGATTAA
- a CDS encoding winged helix-turn-helix transcriptional regulator gives MPDYHTKNVYACPYLATQTVLSGKWNILLLHHIEDGPIRFNELHRRLDGISQATLTKQLRQLEEDGLITRKVYAQVPPKVEYKLSEIGQEFKLVLEQIETFGDKYINFVKSKKSE, from the coding sequence ATGCCTGATTATCATACAAAAAATGTTTATGCCTGTCCTTACTTGGCAACGCAGACAGTGTTGTCAGGGAAATGGAATATTTTGCTATTGCATCATATTGAGGACGGACCGATTCGATTTAATGAATTGCATCGTAGATTGGATGGAATTTCTCAGGCAACTTTGACCAAGCAGTTGCGCCAATTGGAAGAAGATGGCTTGATTACGCGCAAAGTATATGCCCAGGTACCGCCAAAAGTTGAATATAAACTGAGTGAAATTGGGCAGGAATTTAAGTTGGTCTTGGAGCAAATTGAAACTTTTGGGGATAAATACATCAACTTTGTCAAATCAAAAAAATCTGAATGA
- a CDS encoding M3 family oligoendopeptidase, with protein MKFSEYTYVRPDYEAIKAQFSDLTDQLAQASDLETTRTLVAAVTKLVSFIDTQYNLWMIRHTIDMNDEFYNEETKFWNEYYPLFEELTTNYYRVIVQTPYKVELADILPETFFMQAENNLKTFSSDVIPLFQKENELTDEYSKLIAGAEIDFQGQTYNLAQMGPFGQSTDREVRKAASAATTAFFESKEADFDRVYDELVKVRTEIAHKLGFKDYVEYGYLKMNRFDYNRDMVKVYREEILKHIVPIVQDLRQRQANRLQVPSLKHYDLNLEFLDGNAVPQGDPDFIVSQAQDMYRELSAETGEFFDFMIEHELLDLVAKPGKNSGGYCTYIPDFKSPFIFSNFNGTSGDIDVLTHEAGHAFQVYRSRWIQSPEVVWPTYETCEIHSMSMEFMTWPWMDRFFKEQVDKYKFTHLASALLFLPYGVLVDHFQHEVYEHPEMTPAERKATWKKLQDLYLPDRDYSESEALNRGIFWYRQGHIFASPFYYIDYTLAQVCALQFWKRTQVDHDETAWEDYIRICDLGGTKSFLQVVEAANLQSPFKEGALESTAKAAADWLNAVKDDEL; from the coding sequence ATGAAATTTTCTGAATATACCTATGTCCGTCCAGATTATGAAGCTATCAAGGCTCAGTTTTCTGACCTAACAGACCAGTTGGCTCAAGCAAGTGACTTGGAAACAACTCGCACACTTGTGGCAGCCGTTACAAAATTAGTCAGCTTCATCGATACACAGTACAATCTTTGGATGATTCGTCACACCATTGACATGAATGATGAGTTTTACAACGAAGAAACTAAATTTTGGAACGAGTATTATCCTTTATTTGAAGAATTGACAACCAACTACTATCGTGTCATTGTCCAAACACCGTACAAGGTTGAATTGGCAGATATTTTACCTGAAACTTTCTTCATGCAGGCAGAGAACAATCTCAAGACTTTCTCATCTGATGTGATTCCCTTGTTCCAAAAGGAAAACGAATTGACCGATGAATACAGCAAATTGATTGCTGGTGCAGAGATTGATTTCCAAGGTCAGACCTACAACCTGGCACAAATGGGGCCATTCGGTCAATCAACCGACCGCGAGGTCCGCAAGGCTGCTTCTGCTGCTACAACTGCCTTCTTTGAAAGCAAGGAAGCAGATTTCGACCGCGTCTACGATGAATTAGTAAAAGTCCGCACGGAAATCGCCCACAAACTTGGCTTCAAGGACTATGTGGAATACGGCTACCTAAAGATGAACCGTTTTGATTACAATCGTGATATGGTCAAGGTATACCGTGAAGAAATCCTAAAACATATCGTACCAATTGTCCAAGATCTTCGTCAACGCCAAGCCAATCGCTTGCAAGTTCCAAGCCTCAAGCACTACGACCTCAACCTTGAGTTCTTGGACGGAAATGCTGTTCCTCAAGGTGATCCTGACTTTATCGTCAGTCAAGCCCAAGACATGTACCGCGAATTATCCGCAGAAACAGGCGAGTTCTTCGATTTCATGATTGAGCATGAACTCTTGGACTTGGTCGCAAAACCAGGCAAAAACAGCGGTGGCTACTGTACCTATATCCCTGACTTCAAGAGCCCATTCATCTTCTCTAACTTCAATGGAACCAGCGGTGATATTGATGTTTTGACCCACGAAGCAGGTCATGCTTTCCAAGTCTATCGTTCCCGTTGGATCCAAAGTCCAGAAGTTGTCTGGCCAACCTATGAAACCTGTGAAATCCACTCCATGTCTATGGAATTTATGACTTGGCCGTGGATGGACCGTTTCTTCAAGGAACAAGTCGATAAATATAAATTTACCCACTTGGCAAGTGCTCTACTCTTCTTGCCTTACGGTGTCTTGGTGGACCACTTCCAGCACGAAGTCTATGAACATCCAGAAATGACACCAGCAGAACGTAAGGCAACTTGGAAAAAACTCCAAGACCTCTACTTGCCAGACCGTGACTATTCCGAGTCAGAAGCCCTCAACCGTGGTATCTTCTGGTATCGTCAAGGTCACATCTTTGCTAGCCCATTCTACTACATCGACTACACCTTGGCCCAAGTCTGTGCCCTCCAATTCTGGAAACGTACGCAGGTAGACCATGACGAAACTGCTTGGGAAGACTACATCCGCATCTGTGATTTGGGTGGTACCAAGTCCTTCTTGCAAGTGGTTGAAGCTGCAAACCTCCAATCACCGTTCAAAGAAGGTGCCCTCGAAAGCACCGCCAAAGCTGCGGCCGATTGGTTAAATGCAGTTAAGGATGATGAACTATAA
- a CDS encoding manganese-dependent inorganic pyrophosphatase — MSKFLVFGHQNPDTDAIASSYGWAHLEREVFGRDAEAVALGTPNEETAFALEYFGVTAPRVVESAKAEGVNQVILTDHNEFQQSIADIKEVEVAAVIDHHRVANFETANPLYMRLEPVGSASSIVYRAFKENGVTPPKEVAGLLLSGLISDTLLLKSPTTHATDPQVAAELAEIAGVSLEEYGLALLKAGTNLASKSAEELIDIDAKTFGLNGNDVRVAQVNTVDIAEVLERQAEIEAAMTAASAVNGYSDFVLMITDIVNSNSEILALGSNMDKVEAAFNFKLENNHAFLAGAVSRKKQVVPQLTEAFNA, encoded by the coding sequence ATGTCTAAATTTTTAGTTTTTGGTCACCAAAATCCTGATACAGATGCTATTGCATCATCATACGGTTGGGCTCATTTGGAGCGTGAAGTGTTTGGTCGTGATGCGGAAGCTGTAGCATTAGGAACACCAAATGAAGAAACTGCTTTTGCGCTTGAGTATTTTGGAGTTACTGCACCACGCGTGGTTGAGTCTGCTAAGGCAGAAGGTGTCAACCAAGTCATCTTGACAGACCATAATGAATTCCAACAATCGATCGCAGACATCAAGGAAGTGGAAGTAGCAGCTGTTATTGACCACCACCGTGTCGCAAACTTTGAAACTGCAAATCCATTATATATGCGTTTGGAGCCAGTAGGTTCAGCATCATCAATCGTTTACCGTGCCTTTAAAGAAAACGGAGTAACACCTCCAAAAGAAGTAGCTGGACTTCTTCTATCAGGTTTGATTTCAGATACCCTCTTGCTTAAATCGCCAACCACTCATGCAACAGATCCACAAGTAGCAGCTGAATTGGCGGAAATTGCTGGAGTGAGCTTGGAAGAATACGGCTTGGCACTCTTGAAAGCTGGTACCAACCTTGCTAGCAAGTCAGCAGAAGAATTGATTGATATCGATGCAAAAACCTTTGGTTTGAACGGAAATGACGTGCGTGTAGCCCAAGTCAATACCGTTGATATTGCAGAAGTCTTGGAACGCCAAGCAGAAATCGAAGCAGCTATGACAGCAGCATCAGCAGTAAATGGCTACTCTGACTTTGTTTTGATGATTACAGACATCGTTAACTCAAACTCTGAAATCCTTGCGCTCGGTAGCAACATGGACAAGGTAGAAGCAGCCTTCAACTTCAAGTTGGAAAACAATCATGCCTTCCTTGCTGGTGCCGTTTCACGGAAGAAACAAGTTGTGCCACAATTGACAGAAGCGTTTAACGCGTAA
- the nmlR gene encoding stress response transcriptional regulator NmlR, protein MNIKEVCQVTGLSADTIRYYERIGLVPKIVRKSSGVRDFAENDIAILEFVGCFRTAGMSIERLIEYMGLVQAGDSTVEARIDLLKEEQEELRSRLLEIQQALDRLDYKIENYQTILRGNESELFDEGRRASKKSGE, encoded by the coding sequence ATGAACATTAAAGAAGTTTGTCAAGTGACAGGTCTATCGGCAGATACCATTCGCTACTATGAGCGGATTGGGCTTGTTCCCAAAATTGTACGAAAATCTTCTGGAGTGAGGGACTTTGCGGAAAATGATATAGCCATCTTGGAATTTGTTGGCTGTTTTAGGACTGCGGGTATGTCGATTGAGCGCTTGATTGAGTACATGGGCTTGGTGCAGGCTGGAGATAGTACAGTGGAAGCTCGGATCGATTTACTAAAAGAAGAGCAGGAAGAATTGCGGTCACGATTGTTGGAAATTCAGCAAGCTTTAGACCGTTTGGATTATAAAATTGAAAATTATCAAACCATTCTAAGAGGAAATGAAAGTGAATTGTTTGATGAGGGGAGAAGGGCAAGCAAAAAGAGCGGGGAATAA
- a CDS encoding DUF3270 domain-containing protein, translated as MAQRHYQSHEYQYEEYIPKEKQATYQTYQARNTKNYRVKELVFFVNIVLFSLLTVISSYIYLSLGMPVFVALTLASVTGFIGLRLIQIGLKKKFRPKQTRKQNKK; from the coding sequence ATGGCACAAAGACACTATCAGTCCCATGAATACCAGTACGAAGAGTATATCCCGAAAGAGAAACAAGCTACTTACCAAACTTATCAAGCAAGAAATACTAAGAATTATCGCGTTAAAGAGTTAGTATTTTTTGTCAATATTGTTTTGTTTAGCTTACTAACAGTGATTTCAAGCTATATTTACCTGTCTTTAGGTATGCCGGTTTTTGTCGCACTTACCTTAGCAAGTGTAACAGGCTTTATCGGGCTTCGTTTAATTCAGATTGGACTTAAAAAGAAATTTAGACCGAAACAGACACGTAAACAGAACAAAAAATAG
- a CDS encoding peptidase U32 family protein translates to MKKITITATAESIEQVKELLVAGVDRIYVGEENNALRIPTNFSYDELREIAELVHGAGKELTVAANALMHQDMMDHIKPFMELMREIKVDYLVVGDAGLFYINKRDGYNFKLIYDTSVFVTSSRQINFWKDHGAVEAVLAREIPSEELFDISKNLEIPAEVLVYGASVIHHSKRTLLRNYYNFTKADETDLSRQRGLFLAEPADPESHYSIFEDKHGTHIFINNDIDMMTKLAELYSHGYCNWKLDGIFCPGQNFVEIAKLFVQAKELLEQGTFTYDQAFLLDEQVRKLHPAERGLDTGFYEFDRNKVK, encoded by the coding sequence ATGAAGAAAATTACCATTACAGCAACAGCTGAAAGTATTGAACAGGTCAAAGAACTGTTAGTAGCAGGCGTTGATCGTATTTATGTAGGTGAAGAGAATAACGCTCTTCGTATTCCAACAAATTTTTCATATGATGAACTGAGGGAAATTGCAGAGCTTGTACATGGAGCGGGTAAAGAATTAACAGTCGCCGCCAATGCATTGATGCACCAGGATATGATGGATCATATCAAGCCTTTTATGGAGCTCATGCGTGAGATAAAGGTTGATTACTTAGTAGTTGGTGATGCAGGGTTGTTTTATATCAACAAGCGAGACGGCTACAATTTTAAACTAATCTATGATACATCAGTTTTCGTTACCTCTAGTCGTCAAATTAATTTTTGGAAAGATCACGGAGCTGTAGAAGCCGTTTTGGCACGTGAAATTCCATCTGAAGAGCTTTTTGATATTTCTAAAAATTTGGAAATTCCAGCGGAGGTATTGGTTTATGGTGCGTCAGTCATCCACCATTCTAAACGAACTCTGTTACGAAATTATTATAATTTTACAAAGGCTGATGAGACTGATTTATCGCGTCAACGCGGTTTGTTTTTAGCAGAACCTGCTGATCCAGAGAGTCATTATTCTATTTTTGAGGACAAACACGGTACTCATATTTTTATTAACAATGATATTGATATGATGACTAAGTTGGCAGAACTTTATTCACATGGTTATTGCAATTGGAAATTAGATGGTATTTTTTGCCCGGGTCAAAACTTTGTTGAAATCGCGAAATTATTTGTTCAAGCGAAAGAGTTGCTAGAGCAAGGAACTTTTACTTACGATCAGGCCTTTCTTTTGGATGAGCAAGTTCGCAAACTCCATCCAGCTGAACGGGGTTTGGATACTGGTTTCTATGAATTTGATCGCAATAAAGTCAAATAA
- a CDS encoding peptidase U32 family protein, with the protein MSKTLKRPEVLSPAGTLEKLKVAIDYGADAVFVGGQAYGLRSRAGNFSMEQMREGIEYAHARGAKVYVAANMVTHEGNEAGAGAWFRELRDMGLDAVIVSDPALIVICATEAPGLEIHLSTQASSTNYETFEFWKELGLTRVVLAREVTMEEVAEIRKRTDVEIEAFVHGAMCISYSGRCVLSNHMSKRDANRGGCSQSCRWKYNLYDLPFGEERRSIKGEIPEEFSMSAVDMCMIDHIPDMIENGVDSLKIEGRMKSVHYVSTVTNCYKAAVDAYLESPEKFEAIKQDLIDEMWKVAQRELATGFYYSPPSENEQLFGARRKIPEYKFIGEVVAFDKDTMTATIRQRNVINEGDQVEFYGPGFRHFESTIQDLHDSNGDKIDRANKPMELLTIKLDREIYPGDMIRACKSGLINLYQEDGQSLTIRA; encoded by the coding sequence ATGTCAAAAACACTGAAACGTCCTGAGGTCTTGTCACCTGCTGGGACTTTGGAAAAATTGAAGGTAGCCATTGATTATGGTGCTGATGCTGTTTTCGTTGGCGGTCAAGCTTACGGTTTGAGGAGCCGCGCTGGAAACTTTAGTATGGAACAGATGCGGGAAGGGATTGAATATGCCCATGCTCGTGGAGCCAAGGTTTATGTGGCTGCCAACATGGTAACTCATGAAGGAAATGAAGCAGGTGCAGGAGCTTGGTTCCGTGAATTGCGGGATATGGGCTTGGATGCTGTCATTGTATCTGACCCCGCCCTCATCGTGATCTGTGCAACAGAGGCACCGGGTCTTGAAATTCATTTGTCTACCCAAGCTTCGTCGACCAACTACGAAACCTTTGAGTTCTGGAAAGAGTTGGGATTGACCCGCGTTGTTTTGGCTCGCGAGGTAACAATGGAAGAAGTAGCGGAAATTCGCAAACGTACAGATGTTGAAATCGAAGCCTTTGTCCATGGTGCCATGTGTATTTCTTATTCAGGCCGTTGTGTCCTATCTAACCACATGAGCAAGCGAGATGCAAACCGTGGTGGGTGTTCTCAGTCATGTCGTTGGAAATACAATCTCTACGACTTACCATTTGGTGAAGAACGTCGTTCGATTAAGGGCGAAATACCAGAGGAGTTCTCCATGTCTGCGGTGGATATGTGTATGATAGACCATATCCCAGATATGATTGAAAATGGTGTCGATAGCTTGAAGATTGAAGGCCGAATGAAATCAGTTCATTATGTATCAACTGTTACAAACTGCTATAAAGCAGCAGTTGATGCTTACCTAGAAAGTCCAGAGAAATTCGAAGCCATCAAACAAGACTTGATTGATGAGATGTGGAAGGTTGCACAGCGTGAATTGGCGACTGGATTTTACTACAGTCCACCAAGTGAAAATGAGCAACTCTTTGGAGCTCGTCGTAAAATTCCAGAGTATAAGTTTATTGGTGAAGTCGTTGCGTTTGATAAGGATACTATGACTGCAACTATTCGTCAACGTAATGTGATCAATGAAGGTGACCAGGTAGAATTTTATGGACCTGGCTTCAGACATTTTGAATCAACGATTCAAGATCTGCATGATTCAAATGGTGATAAAATCGACCGTGCCAATAAACCAATGGAATTATTGACCATTAAACTAGACCGTGAAATCTATCCTGGTGACATGATTCGAGCTTGCAAATCAGGTTTGATCAATCTTTATCAAGAAGATGGTCAGTCATTAACTATTAGAGCATAA
- a CDS encoding YdbC family protein, with protein sequence MATFTFEIEEKLLVLSENEKGWTKELNRVSFNGAPAKYDIRTWSPDHSKMGKGITLSNEEFQVLLDAFANK encoded by the coding sequence ATGGCAACATTTACTTTTGAAATTGAAGAAAAATTATTGGTCCTATCTGAAAACGAAAAGGGATGGACCAAAGAGTTGAATCGTGTATCTTTTAATGGTGCACCTGCAAAATACGATATTCGGACTTGGAGTCCAGACCATAGCAAGATGGGAAAAGGGATTACTCTAAGCAATGAAGAATTCCAGGTTCTTCTAGACGCATTTGCCAATAAATAA
- a CDS encoding biotin transporter BioY, with the protein MARTSTKSLVYIAIGTALIAALSQISLSIGPVPFTLQTLAVGLVACLYKPKDALASVGLYLVLGAIGFPVFAGFSGGFAALVGPTAGFLWGFLLFAGLTSIATRANSSSVIVFLACLFGSVACFLPGVLIFKIVSGATWSDTIAWTVLPFILPDLAKITLVTVCHRLLQPITKNEAFFA; encoded by the coding sequence ATGGCCAGAACATCAACAAAATCACTTGTTTATATCGCTATCGGAACAGCTTTGATTGCTGCACTTTCGCAAATTAGCTTATCTATTGGCCCAGTTCCATTTACTCTCCAGACATTAGCTGTTGGCTTGGTTGCTTGTCTTTACAAACCTAAAGATGCCCTTGCTAGCGTTGGGTTATATCTAGTACTTGGTGCTATTGGTTTTCCTGTTTTTGCTGGTTTTTCTGGTGGATTTGCTGCACTGGTGGGTCCAACAGCTGGATTCCTCTGGGGCTTCCTACTTTTTGCAGGATTAACCTCAATAGCTACCAGGGCAAATTCATCCTCTGTAATTGTATTCCTAGCTTGTTTATTTGGATCTGTAGCATGCTTTTTACCTGGAGTACTTATTTTTAAAATAGTATCTGGTGCTACTTGGTCTGACACCATTGCTTGGACTGTCCTTCCATTTATTCTTCCAGATTTAGCAAAAATTACACTGGTAACCGTCTGTCATCGCTTATTACAACCAATCACAAAAAATGAAGCCTTCTTCGCGTAG